The Lutibacter sp. Hel_I_33_5 genome has a window encoding:
- a CDS encoding thrombospondin type 3 repeat-containing protein, with amino-acid sequence MFRFSLKYDPKTTTTDTAPKLSIYTGNQINSIAQLNTRLRAVFVGNSTNQTLPNANWKNYCLPIYKATNNTVPNNDLGSWQLFNANSSTPLTGANAENAWNQLITNVSGILFDSDYDNVNDEIIALDNFCASECKIPCISKDPKDTDGDGVPDDCDNCIEKPNTDQLDSDGNGIGDACDPCIKGEGPDRDKDGFPDACDNCPRRYNPHQIDVNQNGIGDICDPICQEGEDSDGDGYKDACDNCPKNPNPDQSDEDNDGIGDACDPDCIKGDGPDRDNDGFPDACDNCPYTSNPEQLDSDGDGIGDDCDNCKEKPNPDQLDVNGWYR; translated from the coding sequence GTGTTTCGATTTTCTTTAAAATATGATCCAAAAACGACAACTACAGATACAGCTCCTAAATTATCTATTTATACTGGTAACCAAATAAATAGTATAGCACAACTAAATACTAGACTTAGGGCTGTATTTGTTGGTAATTCAACAAACCAAACATTACCAAATGCTAATTGGAAAAACTATTGCTTACCAATTTACAAAGCTACAAACAATACAGTACCAAATAATGATTTAGGTAGTTGGCAATTATTTAATGCTAATAGCTCTACTCCTTTAACAGGTGCAAATGCTGAAAATGCTTGGAATCAATTAATCACTAATGTAAGTGGTATTTTATTTGATTCTGATTATGACAACGTAAATGATGAAATTATTGCATTAGATAATTTCTGTGCATCAGAATGTAAAATTCCCTGTATTAGTAAAGACCCTAAGGATACAGATGGTGATGGTGTACCAGATGACTGTGATAATTGTATAGAAAAACCAAACACAGATCAATTAGATTCTGATGGTAATGGTATTGGTGACGCATGTGATCCTTGTATAAAAGGTGAAGGGCCAGACAGAGATAAAGATGGCTTTCCTGATGCTTGTGATAATTGTCCAAGAAGATACAATCCACATCAAATAGATGTAAATCAAAATGGTATTGGTGATATTTGTGATCCTATTTGTCAAGAAGGTGAAGATTCAGATGGTGATGGTTATAAAGATGCTTGTGATAATTGTCCAAAAAATCCTAACCCAGATCAATCTGATGAGGATAATGATGGTATAGGAGATGCATGTGACCCAGATTGTATTAAAGGTGATGGTCCAGACAGAGATAATGATGGATTTCCAGATGCTTGTGATAATTGTCCTTATACTTCGAATCCAGAGCAATTAGATTCAGATGGAGATGGAATTGGTGATGATTGTGATAATTGTAAAGAAAAACCAAACCCAGATCAATTAGATGTTAATGGATGGTATAGGTGA
- a CDS encoding hemagglutinin: MPVRTDTVTQINISTGFSTVTNSLIPIVAGNVDSKWILKSGPNPNNNINFDSPGNVISPNSAWANLIGARYISEFMTNTASVDNRNTNTTESYQFERKFVY; the protein is encoded by the coding sequence TTGCCCGTTAGGACAGATACAGTCACTCAGATAAATATTTCTACTGGGTTTAGTACTGTAACAAATTCACTTATTCCAATAGTAGCAGGGAATGTAGACAGTAAATGGATTTTAAAAAGCGGGCCAAATCCTAATAATAATATTAATTTTGATTCTCCTGGGAATGTAATATCTCCAAACAGTGCTTGGGCTAATTTAATTGGTGCTAGGTATATATCAGAATTTATGACTAATACTGCTTCTGTAGATAACAGAAATACAAACACTACTGAATCTTATCAATTTGAAAGAAAATTTGTTTATTAG
- a CDS encoding SdrD B-like domain-containing protein, whose product MVGDNCCNNLGAIYGRKYLDANCDGELQANENVLSNWTVNLYDSSNTLIDTAITDVNGLYIFYGLEAGDYTVREEAQDGYSFSNPYSGEVTVTIVGNEFQLVNS is encoded by the coding sequence ATGGTAGGTGATAACTGTTGTAATAACTTAGGCGCTATTTATGGTAGAAAATATTTAGATGCAAATTGCGATGGTGAATTACAGGCTAATGAAAATGTTTTATCAAACTGGACAGTAAACCTTTATGATAGTTCGAATACCCTAATTGATACTGCTATAACAGATGTTAATGGTTTGTATATATTCTATGGCTTAGAAGCTGGAGATTATACAGTAAGAGAAGAAGCTCAAGATGGCTATTCTTTTTCTAACCCTTATTCTGGAGAGGTTACTGTTACTATTGTGGGTAATGAATTTCAATTAGTTAATTCTTAA
- a CDS encoding T9SS type A sorting domain-containing protein — MNPKISLDPLNSKLSNEKMELKNPIYTNKDNGNTVFNEISWWTKEGVDYKKEAKLSLAYNLPYQKDCIGCSYVATLYFKVSVLDKFGNYKEELILREVEVKDNKVLSTIDENKKSSFFVYPNPVKNYMNIYSREAGNSILYDLNGKELMKFKIKSGDNRINLINYPKGIYILKTNGNNFKKTTKVMIE; from the coding sequence TTGAATCCAAAAATTTCTTTAGACCCATTAAATAGTAAACTGTCTAATGAAAAAATGGAACTTAAGAATCCTATTTATACCAATAAAGATAATGGCAATACAGTCTTTAATGAAATATCTTGGTGGACAAAAGAGGGTGTAGATTATAAAAAAGAAGCTAAATTAAGTTTGGCCTATAACCTACCTTATCAAAAAGATTGCATAGGTTGTAGTTATGTAGCTACTTTATATTTTAAAGTTTCGGTATTAGATAAGTTTGGTAATTATAAAGAAGAATTAATTTTAAGAGAAGTAGAAGTAAAAGATAACAAGGTACTTTCTACAATAGATGAAAACAAAAAATCATCATTCTTTGTTTATCCAAATCCAGTAAAGAATTATATGAATATTTATTCTAGAGAAGCTGGTAACTCTATATTATATGATTTAAACGGAAAAGAATTAATGAAGTTTAAAATTAAAAGTGGAGACAACAGAATTAATCTGATTAATTACCCTAAAGGTATTTACATTTTAAAAACAAATGGAAATAACTTTAAAAAGACTACTAAAGTTATGATTGAATAG
- a CDS encoding thrombospondin type 3 repeat-containing protein → MKQINSTICNTFSLTGVDYLDRGTPINLSPANVCAVVKDNCPGIDNADQLDTDGDGIGDACDNCKTKNNPNQLDTDGDGVGDACQPPVVIDGCIDFEKDYNKENWLNDNLLDVAFDLEEEQQNIIRFTNSDKESSLINNKDFFGDWLQKYPGNCMCFDFL, encoded by the coding sequence ATGAAGCAAATAAATAGTACGATTTGTAATACCTTTAGTTTAACTGGTGTAGATTATTTGGATAGAGGTACTCCTATTAATTTATCACCAGCAAATGTCTGTGCTGTTGTAAAAGATAACTGCCCAGGTATAGACAATGCTGATCAATTAGATACAGATGGAGATGGTATTGGTGATGCTTGCGACAATTGTAAAACAAAAAACAACCCTAACCAATTAGATACAGATGGTGATGGAGTTGGTGATGCTTGTCAACCTCCTGTAGTAATTGATGGCTGTATTGATTTTGAAAAAGATTATAATAAAGAAAATTGGCTAAATGATAATTTATTGGATGTAGCTTTTGATTTAGAAGAAGAACAACAAAACATTATTAGATTTACAAATAGTGATAAAGAATCTAGCCTTATTAATAATAAAGATTTCTTTGGAGATTGGTTACAAAAATATCCAGGTAATTGTATGTGTTTCGATTTTCTTTAA
- a CDS encoding thrombospondin type 3 repeat-containing protein encodes MDGIGDVCFDPCGEDKDGDGIGDDCDNCPTTYNPKQIDVDGDSVGDACDNCPREPNKDQKDSDGDGVGDACDNCIENPNPEQLDSDNDGFGNDCDNCIYIENPNQEDSDGDDIGDVCDIIVPNQEDIDGDGAGDVCDTCPLGQIQSLR; translated from the coding sequence ATGGATGGTATAGGTGATGTTTGTTTTGATCCTTGTGGTGAAGACAAAGATGGAGATGGAATTGGAGATGATTGTGATAATTGCCCTACAACATACAACCCAAAACAAATAGATGTAGATGGAGATAGTGTAGGTGATGCTTGTGATAATTGTCCTAGAGAACCAAACAAAGACCAAAAAGATTCTGATGGTGATGGTGTAGGTGATGCTTGTGATAATTGTATAGAGAATCCAAACCCAGAGCAATTAGATTCTGATAATGATGGTTTTGGAAATGATTGCGACAATTGTATATATATTGAAAACCCTAACCAAGAAGATTCAGATGGAGATGATATAGGAGACGTTTGTGATATAATTGTTCCTAATCAAGAAGATATAGATGGAGATGGTGCTGGTGATGTTTGTGATACTTGCCCGTTAGGACAGATACAGTCACTCAGATAA
- a CDS encoding histidine kinase, whose product MKALKLHITLFAILICSFSFAQNYTNYTTKDGLPSNHVYTILQDAKGFMWFLTDKGMAKFNGKTFKTFTTKNGLPTNDIWDAFTTPDGKIWYFSKSTKQGYIENDSVHVFSNKIKDEIINPLFSIQIKDSVFPAGPRNTYKLKNKEWQKIKAPKPVSKLHAFHQVIHNNVGHFTPNYDKNTFDIYNNQKKLLKQFKSNLYSYSNGARGQINDSIYFYTSTKKYSILNLNSLEFKTYSFKDQIDKTAIKYPRINLVDKKLQITGKGFVGFLDNNFKIIKPYFFPSHVNAHFGFIDRQNTIWLSTFNKGIYKLPASKQQVTYNFIDDKIQTFNVINNNLLMGVYNKGYFKYNKKSKTFNPYIAANEYCFGAQNVAALNKTFFLNRTFITTHNNQKNRFTNNQSKNKKLNYIYGGIKKVAFFNSEMYGMTSGGFSIFNHKTYKIKNEIALKGCTDLLVFNSRLIIATTNRFKELINNTIQDISFKNENFNKPILSIKALSKTELLVNTDGFGSYITDLNTIKPLIGTEHLSVQEAYINKNDIWLATNNGVLHLKKRTKKYQVIRNYTINDGLPSNNINTIFVDDKELFVGTNYGLARVPINQIKSNLLLDLFVEKATYNSQLITSNSSIKYQTNATLSLKANAINFSDSNTSSFTYKLEHIQNQWNTTASNNFNFNSLKPDSYVFHVKSGTKESKFNFTIKPLWWQLIWFKFLVIIVCGGIIAYIFWRISIKNQEKKNNKLLQEKQLSEIQLKALRSQMNPHFVFNSLSAIQYYINNNEIEASELYLVKFSKLIRQFFELSKETEISINLEAKLIKNYLDIEKLRFKDKFEYSINIDKKINLDAIKLPTMLIQPIVENAINHGLFNKIENGTVIINFIHLTEKSVKVEIIDDGVGLLNTKKKTSIKIKSSNVLEDRLKFLNSSGLWEITYKQEELNPTINDKGHKVTFLITQK is encoded by the coding sequence TTGAAAGCACTAAAACTGCATATAACACTGTTTGCTATATTAATATGTAGTTTTTCTTTTGCCCAAAACTACACCAATTATACAACAAAAGACGGTTTACCAAGTAATCACGTTTATACCATTTTACAAGATGCTAAAGGCTTTATGTGGTTTTTAACAGACAAAGGCATGGCTAAATTTAATGGTAAAACCTTTAAAACTTTTACAACTAAAAATGGGTTACCAACTAACGATATTTGGGATGCTTTTACGACACCAGATGGTAAAATATGGTATTTTTCAAAATCTACAAAACAAGGATATATAGAAAATGACAGTGTACATGTTTTTTCTAATAAAATAAAAGATGAGATTATAAACCCTCTTTTTTCTATACAGATAAAAGACAGTGTTTTTCCTGCTGGACCAAGAAACACATACAAACTAAAAAATAAGGAGTGGCAAAAAATTAAAGCGCCAAAACCGGTATCAAAACTACATGCTTTTCATCAAGTAATTCATAACAATGTAGGGCATTTTACACCAAATTATGATAAAAATACTTTTGATATATATAATAATCAAAAGAAACTATTAAAACAATTTAAATCAAATTTATATAGTTATAGTAATGGTGCTAGAGGGCAAATTAATGATAGCATTTATTTTTATACTTCAACTAAAAAATATTCTATATTAAACCTAAATTCATTAGAGTTTAAAACTTATAGTTTTAAAGACCAAATTGATAAAACTGCTATAAAATATCCGCGTATTAATTTGGTAGACAAAAAGCTACAAATTACTGGAAAAGGGTTTGTTGGTTTTTTAGATAATAATTTTAAAATTATAAAACCATACTTTTTTCCATCGCATGTAAATGCACATTTTGGTTTTATAGATAGGCAAAACACTATTTGGTTATCTACCTTTAATAAAGGTATTTATAAACTGCCAGCAAGTAAACAACAAGTAACGTATAATTTTATTGATGATAAGATACAGACCTTTAATGTTATTAATAACAACTTGTTAATGGGGGTTTATAATAAAGGATATTTTAAATATAATAAAAAAAGTAAAACTTTTAATCCTTATATAGCAGCTAACGAGTATTGTTTTGGTGCGCAAAATGTAGCTGCTTTAAATAAAACATTTTTCTTAAATAGAACATTTATTACTACCCATAATAATCAAAAAAATAGATTTACAAATAACCAATCAAAGAATAAAAAATTAAACTACATATATGGTGGAATTAAAAAAGTAGCATTTTTTAATTCAGAGATGTATGGAATGACTTCTGGTGGATTTTCTATATTTAATCATAAAACCTACAAAATAAAAAACGAGATAGCTTTAAAAGGTTGTACAGATCTTTTGGTTTTTAATTCTAGGCTTATAATAGCAACAACAAATCGTTTTAAAGAATTAATAAACAATACAATACAAGACATATCTTTTAAAAATGAAAACTTTAATAAACCTATATTAAGTATTAAAGCATTAAGTAAAACAGAACTATTGGTTAATACAGATGGTTTTGGTAGTTATATTACAGATTTAAATACCATAAAACCTTTAATAGGAACAGAACATTTAAGCGTACAAGAAGCATATATTAATAAAAATGATATTTGGTTGGCTACAAACAATGGCGTATTACATCTTAAAAAAAGAACTAAAAAATACCAAGTTATAAGAAATTACACCATAAATGATGGTTTGCCAAGCAATAATATTAATACCATTTTTGTTGATGATAAAGAACTTTTTGTTGGTACAAATTATGGGTTAGCAAGAGTGCCTATCAATCAAATAAAAAGTAATTTATTGTTAGATCTTTTTGTTGAAAAAGCAACCTATAACTCCCAATTAATAACATCGAATTCTAGTATAAAATACCAAACCAATGCTACGTTAAGTTTAAAAGCAAATGCTATAAATTTTTCTGACAGCAATACTTCTAGCTTCACTTACAAATTAGAACATATTCAAAATCAATGGAATACAACAGCTTCCAATAATTTTAATTTTAATAGTTTAAAACCAGATTCTTATGTTTTTCATGTAAAATCGGGCACAAAAGAATCAAAATTTAACTTTACTATAAAACCTTTGTGGTGGCAACTAATTTGGTTTAAATTTCTTGTAATTATAGTTTGTGGTGGAATCATAGCATACATTTTTTGGAGGATTAGTATAAAAAATCAAGAAAAGAAAAATAATAAATTATTGCAAGAAAAACAGCTTTCAGAAATACAATTAAAAGCGTTGCGTTCTCAAATGAATCCACATTTTGTATTTAATTCTTTATCAGCCATTCAATATTATATCAATAATAATGAAATAGAAGCATCAGAATTGTATTTGGTTAAATTTTCGAAATTAATTCGTCAGTTTTTTGAATTATCTAAAGAAACTGAGATTAGTATCAACCTAGAAGCAAAACTGATTAAAAACTATTTAGATATTGAAAAACTTCGTTTTAAAGATAAATTTGAATACAGTATTAATATTGATAAAAAGATTAACTTAGATGCTATTAAGCTTCCTACTATGCTTATTCAACCCATTGTAGAAAATGCTATAAATCATGGTCTTTTTAATAAAATTGAAAATGGAACTGTGATCATTAATTTTATACATCTAACTGAAAAAAGTGTAAAAGTAGAAATTATAGATGATGGTGTAGGACTTTTAAACACTAAAAAGAAAACTAGTATAAAAATAAAATCATCTAATGTTTTAGAAGATAGACTTAAATTTTTAAACAGTTCTGGATTATGGGAAATAACATACAAACAAGAAGAGCTAAACCCAACTATAAATGATAAAGGTCACAAAGTAACCTTTTTAATTACTCAAAAATAA
- a CDS encoding DNA mismatch repair protein MutS, whose amino-acid sequence MIKNISEKTLQDLEFTTVLQHVAEFCITDLGKNKIKRTKPYTNNNALFKELNLVNEYLSSFESENRIPNHGFDNIIENIDRLAIENSFIETEAFLKISATSTTVNELIKFFKKFKIQFPTFFENTETIEFTTFIIEEIKKIINLNGEVNDTASPVLKQIRKDTQHIRGKIGQSFSNALSRCIASGYLDDIKESVVDNQRVLAVLAMHRRKVKGSLLGASKSGGIVFIAPQATLAYARELQNLLYEEKQEVVKILRDLSEKIRPYTPLLKEYIKFLTHLDSVGAKAKYAREINGLLPKITKEKKIDFKNAVHPILWKKNKEQEITTVPQSIKLHHQQQIIVISGPNAGGKSITLKTIGLLQVMLQSGLLIPVDERSTTSIFDTILTDIGDNQSIENQLSTYSYRLKNMRYFLRKCNDNTLFLIDEFGTGSDPELGGALAEIFLEEFYAKNAFGIITTHYANLKVLANELENVTNASMQFNERTLEPLYKLFIGQAGSSFTFEVAQKNGIPYSLINKAKKRVETEKIRLDKTISKLQKERNRLQKNSDSLEKQKSKGKEHIESLQEKEDRLQEKLSGFQELYDSNQKMLSLGRKTNELLNKYFQTNNKKELNANFNKWVAAEKTKHIKKAPLKKKTKVEKKEEKRKVAVKKEIIEKVEKEVLAKVVKVRKEKKIEADKIAKERANYIYKVNDRVRIIDSNAVGTIDKIEKKNVTINYGVFTTKTTTAKLELVEKAK is encoded by the coding sequence TTGATTAAAAACATATCAGAAAAAACATTACAAGATTTAGAGTTTACAACGGTTTTACAACACGTTGCAGAATTTTGTATCACTGATTTAGGAAAAAATAAAATTAAGAGAACAAAACCCTACACCAATAATAATGCTCTATTTAAAGAGTTGAATTTGGTAAACGAATATCTATCCTCTTTTGAAAGTGAAAATAGAATTCCGAATCATGGTTTTGATAATATCATTGAAAATATTGATCGGCTTGCCATAGAAAATTCATTTATAGAAACCGAAGCTTTTCTAAAAATATCGGCTACCTCAACTACAGTGAATGAATTGATTAAATTTTTTAAAAAATTTAAAATTCAGTTTCCTACTTTTTTTGAGAATACAGAAACCATCGAGTTTACCACATTTATTATTGAGGAAATTAAAAAAATCATCAATCTGAATGGAGAAGTAAATGACACCGCTTCACCGGTTTTAAAACAAATAAGAAAAGACACCCAACATATTCGCGGTAAAATCGGTCAGAGTTTTTCTAACGCGCTTAGCAGATGTATTGCTTCTGGATATTTAGATGATATTAAAGAATCTGTAGTTGATAATCAGCGAGTTTTGGCTGTTTTAGCCATGCACAGAAGAAAAGTTAAAGGAAGTTTATTAGGCGCTTCAAAATCTGGAGGCATTGTTTTTATTGCTCCACAAGCAACGTTAGCCTATGCAAGAGAATTACAAAACTTATTGTACGAAGAAAAACAAGAAGTTGTAAAAATATTACGTGATTTATCTGAAAAAATTAGACCCTACACGCCACTTTTAAAAGAATATATTAAATTCTTAACGCATTTAGATTCCGTTGGAGCGAAAGCAAAATATGCTAGAGAAATAAATGGGTTGTTACCTAAAATAACCAAAGAAAAAAAGATTGATTTTAAAAATGCGGTACATCCCATTTTATGGAAAAAAAATAAGGAGCAAGAAATAACTACCGTACCACAATCAATAAAATTACATCATCAGCAACAAATTATTGTAATTTCTGGCCCGAATGCTGGTGGAAAAAGTATCACGTTAAAAACCATTGGCTTGTTACAAGTAATGTTGCAAAGTGGGTTGTTAATTCCTGTGGATGAACGCAGTACAACGTCTATTTTCGATACGATTCTTACTGATATTGGCGATAACCAATCTATTGAAAATCAGCTAAGTACTTATAGTTATCGTTTAAAAAACATGCGCTATTTTTTACGCAAATGTAATGACAACACACTTTTCTTAATTGACGAATTCGGTACTGGCTCTGATCCAGAATTAGGTGGCGCTTTAGCAGAAATATTCTTAGAAGAGTTTTATGCAAAAAATGCGTTCGGAATTATCACCACTCATTATGCTAATTTAAAAGTCTTAGCCAACGAATTAGAAAACGTTACCAATGCAAGCATGCAATTTAACGAACGCACCTTAGAACCGCTCTATAAGCTGTTTATTGGACAAGCTGGGAGTTCTTTTACGTTTGAAGTAGCTCAGAAAAACGGAATTCCCTATAGTTTAATCAACAAGGCAAAAAAACGAGTTGAAACAGAGAAAATTCGTTTAGATAAAACCATTTCTAAACTACAGAAAGAACGCAACAGGCTTCAAAAAAACTCTGATAGCTTAGAAAAACAGAAATCTAAAGGTAAAGAACATATTGAAAGTCTTCAAGAAAAGGAAGATCGATTACAAGAAAAGCTATCTGGTTTTCAAGAATTGTATGATAGCAATCAGAAAATGTTGTCTTTAGGAAGGAAAACAAATGAATTGCTCAATAAATACTTTCAGACCAATAATAAAAAAGAGCTGAATGCTAACTTTAATAAATGGGTTGCCGCAGAAAAAACAAAGCACATAAAAAAAGCGCCTCTAAAAAAGAAAACCAAGGTTGAGAAAAAAGAGGAAAAGAGAAAAGTAGCCGTAAAAAAAGAAATTATAGAAAAAGTAGAGAAAGAAGTTTTAGCTAAAGTTGTAAAAGTTAGAAAGGAAAAGAAAATTGAAGCTGATAAAATTGCAAAAGAAAGAGCAAACTATATCTACAAAGTAAACGACCGTGTTAGAATTATTGATAGCAACGCAGTTGGA
- a CDS encoding LytTR family DNA-binding domain-containing protein: MNLTAVLIDDEISNLKGLEQKLGKLFPDLEILQTFQKPENAIQYLNTQQPDIVFLDIEMPRINGFELLSQLNEINFQVIFITAYSEYAIEAFKQNAIDYVLKPIDDADLVLAINKAVTFITTKENTQNNHKLVNLLTNTLSKNNKIIIQTVNGTSFIPQEEVLHLEGYKGYTKFHLINNTTIVSSYNLGKFEKVLSSIFFKCHKSHIINLEKVRHFDNEGYIVLDNSYRVPISKANKKTFLELF, translated from the coding sequence ATGAATTTAACTGCTGTGTTAATAGACGATGAAATTTCTAATCTAAAAGGATTAGAACAAAAACTGGGTAAATTATTTCCAGATTTAGAGATATTACAAACATTTCAAAAACCAGAAAATGCAATACAGTACTTAAATACTCAACAACCAGATATTGTTTTTTTAGATATTGAAATGCCTAGAATTAATGGGTTTGAGTTGTTATCGCAATTAAATGAAATCAATTTTCAAGTCATTTTTATTACAGCTTATAGCGAATATGCTATTGAAGCTTTTAAACAAAATGCAATAGATTATGTTTTAAAACCTATTGATGATGCAGATTTAGTTCTGGCAATAAATAAAGCAGTAACATTTATTACAACAAAAGAAAATACTCAAAACAATCATAAACTTGTAAACCTATTAACCAATACTTTATCTAAAAACAACAAGATTATTATACAAACGGTTAATGGAACTTCATTCATACCTCAAGAAGAAGTTCTACATTTAGAAGGGTATAAAGGATATACAAAATTTCATTTAATTAATAATACTACAATAGTCAGTTCCTATAATCTAGGTAAATTTGAAAAGGTGTTGAGTTCTATTTTTTTTAAATGTCACAAATCACATATTATAAATCTAGAAAAAGTAAGGCATTTTGATAATGAAGGGTATATTGTACTTGATAATTCTTATAGAGTTCCAATCTCGAAAGCGAATAAAAAAACATTTTTAGAGCTGTTTTAA